A part of Myxococcus landrumus genomic DNA contains:
- a CDS encoding oxygenase MpaB family protein, whose product MNRFALRDRTDRLDAETQYEDIVRILATQEFPWDIEQALSFALFRTYAVPSIGVLLHQTGEFTQRTQKRYDDTVLILDTLLEHGIHSPEGKGAFRRMNQMHGAYDISNDDMRYVLSTFVVTPVRWVAEFGWRPFTPHETAAWARNYREVGRHMGIRDIPETYEAFAKTLDDHEARHFAFDERSRAVADATLELLTTFPPSHLAPKKLVNLFARTLMEDALLDAFRYERPSALSRKVFRSALQLRGKFVRYFLSPRQEPYFGRSRPNVRSYPQGYQVEHLGTFPKGCPVHAVSSAQDVEAPARRAQGGGGT is encoded by the coding sequence ATGAACCGCTTCGCGCTGAGAGACCGCACCGACCGACTCGACGCCGAGACGCAGTACGAGGACATCGTCCGCATCCTCGCCACCCAGGAGTTCCCCTGGGACATCGAGCAGGCCCTCAGCTTCGCGCTGTTCCGCACCTACGCGGTGCCCAGCATCGGCGTGCTCCTGCACCAGACGGGGGAGTTCACCCAGCGCACCCAGAAGCGCTACGACGACACGGTGCTCATCCTCGACACCCTTCTCGAGCACGGCATCCACAGCCCCGAGGGCAAGGGCGCCTTCCGGCGGATGAACCAGATGCACGGCGCCTATGACATCTCCAACGATGACATGCGCTATGTGCTCTCCACCTTCGTGGTGACCCCCGTGCGCTGGGTGGCCGAGTTCGGCTGGCGTCCCTTCACCCCTCACGAGACGGCGGCGTGGGCCCGCAACTACCGCGAGGTGGGCCGTCACATGGGCATCCGGGACATCCCGGAGACGTACGAGGCGTTCGCGAAGACGCTCGATGACCATGAGGCCCGGCACTTCGCCTTCGACGAGCGCAGCCGCGCCGTCGCCGATGCGACGCTCGAACTGCTCACCACCTTCCCGCCCTCCCACCTCGCGCCCAAGAAGCTGGTGAACCTCTTCGCGCGCACGCTCATGGAGGACGCCCTGCTGGACGCGTTCCGCTACGAGCGCCCCTCCGCGCTCAGCCGGAAGGTGTTCCGCTCCGCGCTCCAGCTCCGTGGCAAGTTCGTCCGCTACTTCCTGTCCCCGCGCCAGGAGCCTTATTTCGGACGCTCGCGCCCCAACGTGCGCAGCTATCCCCAGGGCTACCAGGTCGAACACCTGGGCACGTTCCCCAAGGGCTGTCCCGTCCACGCCGTCTCGTCAGCCCAGGACGTGGAGGCCCCCGCGAGGCGCGCCCAAGGCGGCGGTGGCACCTAG
- a CDS encoding radical SAM protein, protein MPVARPHIEPRLVPSADSVVVKEIYLSLQGESSHAGLLCAFIRLTGCHLRCTYCDSEFAFHGGKRRKNAEILEEVKALRTPRVEITGGEPLLQPGVYPLMQSLLDEGYTVLLETSGAIDVRLVPADVHKIVDMKTPSSGESSRNDLRNFTSMNARDELKFVIGSREDYEWSKALITEHRLAEKPFALLFSTVFDKLHPRELAEWTVDDRLPVRFQLQMHKYLWDPNARGV, encoded by the coding sequence ATGCCCGTCGCGCGTCCTCACATCGAGCCCCGTCTCGTTCCCTCCGCGGATTCCGTGGTGGTGAAGGAGATCTACCTCTCGCTCCAGGGCGAGTCCTCGCACGCTGGCCTGCTGTGCGCGTTCATCCGCCTCACCGGCTGCCACCTGCGCTGCACCTACTGCGACAGCGAGTTCGCCTTCCACGGCGGCAAGCGGCGCAAGAACGCGGAGATTCTCGAGGAGGTGAAGGCCCTGCGCACGCCTCGCGTGGAAATCACCGGCGGCGAGCCGCTGCTCCAGCCCGGGGTCTACCCGCTGATGCAGTCGCTGCTCGACGAGGGCTACACGGTGCTGCTGGAGACGAGCGGCGCCATCGACGTGCGGCTGGTGCCCGCGGACGTCCACAAAATCGTCGACATGAAGACGCCCTCCTCGGGCGAGTCGTCCCGCAATGACTTGCGCAACTTCACGTCGATGAACGCGCGCGACGAGCTGAAGTTCGTCATCGGCTCGCGCGAGGATTACGAGTGGAGCAAGGCGCTCATCACCGAGCACCGGCTGGCCGAGAAGCCCTTCGCGCTGCTGTTCTCCACCGTGTTCGACAAGCTCCACCCGCGCGAGCTCGCCGAGTGGACCGTCGACGACCGGCTCCCCGTCCGCTTCCAGCTCCAGATGCACAAGTACCTCTGGGACCCGAACGCGCGCGGCGTGTGA